In the Flavobacterium acetivorans genome, one interval contains:
- a CDS encoding alpha-ketoacid dehydrogenase subunit alpha/beta — MIKEKTNTTLTFEDFKTEVLNDYKIAITSRECSLLGRREVLTGKAKFGIFGDGKEVPQLAMAKFFKDGDFRSGYYRDQTFMMAIGQLTVEQFFAGLYGNTSIEQDPMSGGRQMGGHFATHSLNEDGSWKDLTKQKNSSADISPTAGQMPRLLGLAQASKIYRQVDGITNKSNFSVEGNEIAWGTIGNASTSEGLFFETINAAGVLQVPLIVSVWDDEYGISVHAKHQTTKENISEILKGYQRDKDAKGYEILRVKGWDYSDLIATYEKASAIAREEHVPVLIHVNELTQPQGHSTSGSHERYKDADRLAWEKDFDCIRQMKLWMIAINIASPEEIAEIDLKAKNEVLEAKKAAWNAFINPIVQDQKELVKLLEKVAVSSENKDNILKQASELNSLKSPLKKEILIAARKSLRWISNGEEKNELSSWITSYLAKNQPHFSSHLYSDSDLNVFSVKEVLPEYNENSKEEADGRMILRDNFDAIFTKYPEALIFGEDAGAIGDVNQGLEGMQEKYGELRVADTGIREATIIGQGIGMALRGLRPIAEIQYLDYLLYAIQIMSDDLATLQYRTVGKQKAPLIIRTRGHRLEGIWHSGSPMGMIINAVRGIHVLVPRNMTKAAGFYNTLLECDEPALVIECLNGYRLKEKKPTNFGEFKTPIGVVETMKEGNDITLVSYGSTLRLVEQAANELMEVGIDCEIIDLQSLLPFDINHDLVKSIAKTNRLLVIDEDVPGGASAYILQQIVEQQDGYNYLDSKPQTLTAKAHRPSYGTDGDYFSKPSAEDIYEKVYAMMNEVNPSKFPSLY, encoded by the coding sequence ATGATAAAAGAAAAAACCAATACTACATTGACATTCGAAGATTTCAAAACCGAAGTATTGAACGACTACAAAATCGCTATAACAAGCCGAGAATGTAGTCTATTAGGACGTAGAGAAGTATTGACCGGAAAGGCTAAATTTGGAATTTTTGGTGATGGAAAAGAGGTCCCTCAGCTAGCGATGGCTAAATTTTTCAAAGACGGAGATTTCCGTTCTGGATACTATCGCGACCAGACTTTCATGATGGCTATAGGTCAATTGACTGTGGAACAGTTTTTTGCCGGTTTATATGGAAATACCAGTATAGAACAAGACCCCATGTCAGGAGGTAGACAAATGGGCGGTCACTTTGCCACCCATAGTTTAAATGAAGATGGTTCTTGGAAAGATTTAACAAAACAAAAAAATTCAAGCGCTGATATATCCCCTACAGCCGGACAAATGCCTCGCTTACTTGGCCTTGCGCAAGCATCAAAAATATACAGACAGGTTGATGGAATTACCAACAAATCAAATTTTTCAGTTGAAGGAAATGAAATTGCTTGGGGAACTATTGGCAACGCCAGTACATCCGAAGGACTATTCTTTGAAACCATTAATGCAGCAGGTGTTTTACAAGTACCTCTAATCGTTAGTGTCTGGGATGATGAATATGGAATTTCGGTTCATGCCAAACATCAAACTACAAAAGAGAATATTTCGGAAATATTAAAAGGATACCAACGCGATAAAGACGCCAAAGGATATGAAATTCTCAGAGTAAAAGGATGGGATTATTCAGATTTGATTGCGACCTATGAAAAAGCATCTGCCATTGCCCGTGAAGAGCATGTGCCCGTGCTCATTCATGTAAACGAACTGACGCAACCTCAAGGACATTCCACTTCAGGTTCTCATGAAAGATACAAAGATGCTGATCGTCTGGCTTGGGAAAAAGATTTTGACTGTATCCGACAAATGAAATTATGGATGATTGCTATTAATATTGCATCACCAGAAGAAATTGCCGAAATTGACTTGAAGGCAAAGAATGAAGTTCTTGAAGCTAAAAAAGCAGCTTGGAATGCCTTTATAAATCCCATTGTACAAGACCAAAAAGAACTGGTAAAACTATTGGAAAAAGTCGCTGTTTCTTCTGAAAACAAAGACAATATACTAAAGCAAGCCTCTGAACTAAATAGCTTAAAATCTCCTTTAAAAAAGGAAATTCTTATAGCAGCCCGCAAATCTTTGCGTTGGATTTCTAATGGTGAAGAAAAGAATGAATTATCCAGCTGGATCACCTCTTACTTAGCTAAGAACCAACCACATTTTAGCAGTCATTTGTATTCGGATTCTGATTTGAATGTGTTTTCTGTAAAAGAGGTTTTACCTGAATATAATGAAAACTCAAAAGAGGAAGCAGACGGAAGAATGATTCTACGCGATAATTTTGATGCCATTTTCACAAAATATCCGGAAGCCTTAATATTTGGTGAAGATGCCGGGGCTATTGGTGATGTGAACCAAGGACTGGAAGGCATGCAGGAGAAATATGGTGAACTGCGTGTAGCAGATACCGGAATACGCGAAGCTACAATTATAGGGCAAGGAATAGGAATGGCTTTAAGAGGCTTAAGACCTATTGCCGAAATTCAATATTTAGACTATTTGTTGTACGCCATACAAATCATGAGCGATGATCTAGCAACCTTACAATACAGAACTGTCGGCAAACAAAAAGCGCCTTTAATTATTCGTACCAGAGGACATCGCTTAGAAGGAATTTGGCATTCTGGTTCACCAATGGGAATGATTATCAACGCTGTTAGAGGAATTCATGTTTTGGTTCCAAGAAATATGACCAAAGCAGCAGGTTTTTACAACACTTTATTAGAATGTGACGAACCGGCTCTAGTAATCGAATGCTTGAATGGTTACCGATTAAAAGAGAAAAAACCGACTAATTTTGGAGAATTCAAAACACCAATTGGTGTTGTTGAAACCATGAAAGAAGGTAATGATATCACCTTGGTTTCTTATGGCTCTACATTGAGACTGGTTGAACAAGCTGCCAATGAACTTATGGAAGTTGGTATTGACTGCGAAATCATCGATTTACAATCCTTATTACCATTTGATATTAACCACGATCTGGTAAAAAGTATCGCAAAAACAAACCGTCTTTTAGTAATCGACGAAGATGTACCTGGCGGCGCTTCGGCTTATATTCTACAACAAATTGTAGAACAACAGGACGGCTATAATTATTTAGACAGTAAACCGCAAACCTTAACGGCAAAAGCACATCGTCCTTCTTACGGGACAGATGGTGACTATTTTTCAAAACCGTCTGCAGAAGATATCTACGAAAAAGTATATGCTATGATGAATGAGGTAAATCCATCAAAATTTCCAAGTTTATACTAA
- a CDS encoding CsbD family protein, which produces MKKENLKETWKEQKEHLKQKISSLTDSDLFFLEGKEEEMMAKLQIKLGKTKNELYKIINTL; this is translated from the coding sequence ATGAAAAAGGAAAATTTAAAAGAGACCTGGAAAGAGCAAAAAGAACATCTAAAACAAAAAATCTCTTCTTTGACTGATAGTGATTTATTTTTCCTTGAAGGCAAAGAAGAAGAAATGATGGCAAAACTTCAAATTAAACTAGGCAAGACAAAAAATGAACTCTATAAAATTATAAATACACTTTGA
- a CDS encoding peptidoglycan DD-metalloendopeptidase family protein — protein sequence MSNLETTLKNIQNVELIDSSVDHPYYFPIDLSVSNNELSKHNLGTAADFQRYVENILASNNSTVAYGGYKEERNLYKKSPIFKNNKTEERNIHLGIDLWTKAGTNVLSALDGTIHSFKNNVGLGDYGPTIILEHRLENQQFYTLYGHLALESLENLKIGAFFKKGEQLAVLGEASVNGNYAPHLHFQIIKNLGNNFGDYPGVCSKKDLAFYLENCPDPNLLLKIQA from the coding sequence ATGAGCAACTTAGAAACGACATTAAAAAACATCCAAAATGTAGAATTAATAGACAGTTCAGTAGATCATCCCTATTATTTTCCCATCGATCTTTCCGTTTCTAATAATGAGCTGTCAAAACACAATTTAGGCACTGCGGCTGATTTTCAAAGATACGTAGAAAATATATTAGCCTCAAACAACTCAACAGTTGCCTATGGCGGTTATAAAGAAGAAAGGAATCTTTACAAAAAAAGTCCGATTTTTAAAAACAATAAAACGGAAGAAAGAAACATACATCTGGGTATAGACTTGTGGACAAAAGCAGGAACGAATGTATTATCGGCTCTGGACGGAACAATTCACAGTTTTAAAAATAATGTTGGTTTAGGCGATTACGGACCAACAATAATCTTGGAACACAGACTGGAAAATCAACAATTTTATACTTTATACGGACATTTAGCGTTAGAGAGTTTAGAGAATTTAAAAATTGGCGCTTTTTTTAAAAAAGGAGAACAACTGGCTGTTTTAGGAGAGGCATCGGTAAATGGCAACTACGCTCCGCATTTGCATTTTCAAATCATAAAAAACTTAGGCAATAATTTTGGTGATTATCCCGGTGTTTGCAGCAAAAAAGATTTGGCTTTCTATCTCGAAAACTGCCCTGATCCCAATTTATTATTAAAAATACAAGCATGA
- a CDS encoding response regulator has protein sequence MKNEEKIKLFLVDDDAVFLKSLEIEFLNHTDFIVETFATGELCIANLDQNPDVVILDYHLDGIDQNAMNGIETLDKIKEFNSSIPVVMLSSQDKIDVAISCMHHKAFDYVVKSETAFMRLQKNITAFFHFERIEKELNWYMARM, from the coding sequence ATGAAAAACGAAGAGAAAATAAAACTATTTTTAGTAGATGATGATGCCGTTTTCTTAAAATCATTAGAAATCGAGTTTCTTAATCATACCGATTTTATTGTTGAAACTTTTGCTACCGGAGAACTTTGCATCGCTAATTTAGATCAAAATCCAGATGTGGTCATTCTTGATTACCATTTAGACGGAATAGATCAAAATGCCATGAATGGAATAGAAACATTAGATAAAATTAAAGAATTTAATTCTAGTATTCCTGTAGTAATGCTGTCTTCTCAGGACAAAATTGACGTAGCGATAAGCTGTATGCATCATAAAGCATTTGATTATGTCGTAAAAAGCGAAACGGCTTTTATGCGACTTCAAAAGAATATTACCGCCTTTTTCCATTTTGAAAGAATCGAGAAAGAATTAAATTGGTATATGGCTAGAATGTAA
- a CDS encoding lmo0937 family membrane protein — protein MSNLLYTAAAILIIFWAIGFFAYSLGSIIHILLVIAIIAILLRLIQGKRL, from the coding sequence ATGAGCAATTTACTTTACACAGCAGCAGCGATATTAATAATATTTTGGGCAATTGGATTCTTTGCTTATAGCCTAGGGTCAATTATTCACATATTGCTGGTAATAGCAATTATAGCAATACTATTAAGACTCATCCAAGGAAAAAGATTATAA
- a CDS encoding ATP-binding protein gives MKLISDNKNQFYSLFLVLILASVLAFFYYNNLKVKSSGISADHAQDILSKNDNVLLDILDIEIGMRGYIVSENNIYLETFNNARKSLNKNLLALSELTKNNPKQKKEVDSLSIMATEKLFLLQKIVDDKKIGLLNENEKIAILNNGKVITDKIKNIISDIKYDQYHYLKQRKDENDNRIQTTEILFFLLLLLIFTIFTLVSIIIKNLKGRNNELERYTASQKLLSNYSLSLIEASLDPLITINIDGKITDINEATVKITGLDRDKLIGSDFFDYFTQPQMAREVYQEVFAKGSVSDSPLTLRHKDGKLTDVLFNGSVYRDDQKNVLGVVVVARDITDQKRIETELIEARVFAELATGIAEEEKRNAECATTIAENAVKAKQQFLSNMSHEIRTPMNAIIGFTKVVLKTDLTAKQKEYLDAIKMSGDALIVLINDILDLAKVDSGKMTFEKIPFKVKSSISSMLHLFETKIQEKNLTLIKEYDPNIPSIIVGDPVRLHQIILNLVSNAVKFTSRGKITVAVRLIDETPENVTLEFAVTDTGIGIPEEKIATIFENFQQASSGTSRIYGGTGLGLAIVKQLVEPQGGTIKVKSEVGEGTTFSFRLNFEKTDVDAELETEIHELDSDIKNIKVLVVEDIALNQLLMKTLLDDFGFQRDIAENGKIAIEKLEKNSYDIILMDLQMPEMNGFEATEYIRKIMKSNIPIVALTADVTTVDLAKCKAVGMNDYVTKPVDERLLYSKIVGIVRKSSSLKDNELKKNSLAKNSKCIDLAYLNSRTKSNPKLMMEMIAAYLLQTPPLITAMKQSLTEKDWTLLAASAHKMIPSFSIMGMNPDFEEMAKTIQNHSSELENKKGEIDDLVFQLSTICDQACKELEIEFNNIKNING, from the coding sequence ATGAAATTAATTTCAGACAACAAAAACCAATTCTATTCCCTTTTTTTAGTTCTAATATTGGCTTCGGTCTTAGCTTTTTTCTATTACAACAATCTTAAAGTGAAATCTAGCGGTATCTCAGCCGACCACGCTCAGGATATACTAAGCAAAAATGACAATGTTCTTTTGGATATTCTTGATATTGAAATTGGCATGAGAGGTTATATCGTTTCCGAAAATAACATTTATTTGGAGACTTTCAATAATGCCCGAAAATCGCTCAACAAAAACCTACTGGCTTTATCAGAATTAACTAAAAATAATCCAAAGCAAAAAAAAGAGGTCGATTCCTTAAGTATCATGGCTACGGAAAAATTATTCCTACTTCAAAAAATTGTCGATGACAAAAAGATTGGTTTATTAAATGAGAATGAAAAAATAGCCATTCTTAATAATGGAAAAGTTATTACTGATAAAATAAAAAATATCATATCTGATATAAAATACGATCAGTATCATTATTTAAAACAAAGGAAAGACGAAAATGACAATAGAATCCAAACTACGGAAATCTTGTTCTTTTTACTCTTACTGTTAATATTCACCATTTTTACCCTTGTCTCAATCATTATCAAAAATTTAAAAGGCAGAAACAATGAATTAGAACGCTATACCGCTTCACAAAAATTACTCTCTAATTATTCTCTTAGCCTTATTGAAGCCAGTTTAGATCCACTAATTACTATAAATATAGACGGAAAAATAACTGATATAAACGAAGCCACCGTTAAAATTACGGGCTTGGATCGCGACAAACTCATTGGTTCTGATTTTTTTGACTATTTCACCCAGCCACAAATGGCGCGCGAAGTATATCAGGAAGTTTTTGCTAAAGGCTCTGTGTCTGATTCTCCCCTTACGCTGCGACACAAGGACGGAAAACTGACTGATGTACTATTTAACGGATCTGTTTATAGAGACGATCAAAAAAATGTACTTGGAGTAGTTGTAGTCGCTCGTGATATCACTGACCAAAAAAGAATTGAAACAGAACTGATAGAAGCCCGGGTTTTTGCCGAACTAGCAACCGGAATCGCAGAAGAGGAAAAAAGAAATGCCGAATGTGCCACCACAATAGCCGAAAATGCCGTAAAAGCAAAGCAACAGTTTTTATCCAATATGAGTCATGAAATACGAACTCCGATGAATGCTATTATTGGGTTTACAAAAGTGGTCTTAAAAACTGATTTGACAGCAAAGCAAAAAGAGTATTTAGATGCCATAAAAATGAGTGGGGACGCACTAATTGTATTAATAAATGACATTCTGGATTTAGCAAAAGTAGATTCCGGAAAGATGACTTTCGAGAAAATCCCCTTTAAAGTGAAATCATCGATATCATCGATGCTCCATCTGTTTGAAACAAAAATTCAGGAGAAAAATTTAACGTTAATTAAAGAATACGATCCTAACATTCCCTCAATAATAGTGGGCGATCCCGTTCGTTTGCATCAAATTATTTTAAATTTGGTGAGTAATGCCGTAAAATTTACCTCAAGAGGAAAGATCACTGTTGCTGTTCGTTTAATCGATGAAACCCCTGAGAACGTAACCCTTGAATTTGCTGTTACTGATACCGGTATTGGAATTCCTGAAGAAAAAATAGCCACAATATTTGAAAATTTCCAGCAAGCATCCAGTGGAACATCCCGAATTTATGGAGGCACAGGCTTGGGACTGGCTATTGTCAAACAATTAGTAGAACCCCAAGGCGGCACCATTAAAGTAAAAAGTGAAGTGGGTGAAGGAACTACCTTTAGTTTTAGACTGAATTTTGAAAAAACGGATGTTGATGCCGAGCTGGAAACTGAAATACATGAATTGGATTCGGATATAAAAAACATAAAAGTTTTAGTCGTAGAAGATATAGCGCTAAATCAATTATTGATGAAAACACTATTGGATGATTTTGGTTTTCAAAGAGATATTGCCGAAAATGGAAAAATAGCCATAGAAAAACTGGAAAAAAACAGTTATGACATCATCCTAATGGATTTGCAAATGCCAGAAATGAATGGTTTTGAGGCTACCGAATACATTCGAAAAATAATGAAATCCAATATTCCTATTGTTGCTTTAACAGCTGATGTCACCACCGTAGATTTGGCCAAATGCAAGGCCGTAGGAATGAATGATTATGTTACAAAACCCGTTGACGAACGATTGTTATACAGTAAAATAGTAGGAATCGTAAGAAAATCATCAAGCCTAAAAGACAATGAACTGAAAAAAAATAGCCTTGCGAAAAATTCCAAATGCATTGATTTAGCCTATTTGAACAGTCGTACTAAATCAAATCCTAAACTAATGATGGAAATGATTGCGGCTTATTTACTGCAAACACCTCCTTTAATAACCGCTATGAAGCAAAGTTTGACTGAAAAAGATTGGACTTTACTAGCTGCTTCGGCTCATAAGATGATTCCATCTTTTTCAATAATGGGTATGAATCCTGATTTTGAAGAAATGGCAAAAACAATCCAAAACCACTCCAGTGAGTTAGAAAATAAAAAGGGCGAAATTGATGATTTAGTTTTCCAACTTTCAACTATTTGCGATCAAGCTTGTAAAGAATTAGAAATAGAATTTAATAATATTAAAAACATAAACGGATGA
- a CDS encoding YtxH domain-containing protein, with translation MKTDKVILGVIGGLAAGALMGILFAPAKGTKTRKKIKRKSNEYADEIKEKFDSTIDTISNKYDTLKQEGLNLLNDGKSKFEKTRKEIENLEV, from the coding sequence ATGAAAACAGATAAAGTAATACTAGGAGTTATAGGTGGTCTTGCTGCCGGGGCACTAATGGGAATATTATTTGCTCCTGCTAAAGGTACCAAAACAAGAAAAAAAATTAAGCGAAAAAGCAATGAATATGCCGATGAGATAAAGGAAAAATTTGATTCTACCATAGACACTATTTCAAACAAATATGATACGCTAAAACAAGAAGGCTTAAATCTCTTAAATGATGGAAAATCTAAATTTGAGAAAACAAGAAAAGAAATTGAAAATCTAGAAGTATAA
- a CDS encoding o-succinylbenzoate synthase — MKATYHKYILNFKRPSGTSRGIMTEKETWFLVLENEGKKGIGECGILRGLSADDRSDYEEKLQWTCANVHLGKDTLWEALIEFPSIQFGVEMAFQSLESESPFLLFPSEFTEGEKSIQINGLVWMGEAAFMKEQIEEKLAQGFSCVKLKIGAIDFDKELELLHYIREHFSSEQIEIRVDANGAFDSELALYKLNQLSGFELHSIEQPIQKDCTDRMAELCKITPLPIALDEELIGVFSFEEKEKLLQKIKPQYIILKPSFVGGFRGTQEWISLAKKYQIGWWITSALESNIGLNAIAQWTFLQHNLMSQGLGTGALYTNNFDCPLEVSKGHLWYKKELDWAFDFDQF; from the coding sequence ATGAAAGCAACTTACCATAAATACATACTCAATTTTAAAAGACCATCTGGGACATCTCGCGGTATTATGACCGAAAAAGAGACCTGGTTTTTAGTTTTGGAAAACGAAGGAAAAAAAGGAATAGGTGAATGCGGAATTTTGAGGGGATTGAGCGCAGATGACAGATCGGATTATGAAGAAAAATTGCAGTGGACTTGTGCTAATGTTCATCTTGGAAAAGATACACTTTGGGAGGCGCTGATCGAGTTTCCTTCGATCCAGTTTGGCGTCGAAATGGCGTTCCAATCTTTAGAAAGTGAAAGCCCTTTTTTATTGTTTCCTTCTGAGTTTACAGAAGGAGAAAAATCAATTCAAATTAATGGCTTGGTATGGATGGGAGAAGCTGCTTTTATGAAGGAACAAATTGAGGAAAAATTAGCACAAGGTTTTAGCTGTGTTAAGCTCAAAATAGGAGCCATAGATTTTGATAAAGAACTGGAATTATTGCATTATATTCGAGAACATTTTAGCTCGGAACAGATTGAAATAAGAGTAGATGCAAACGGTGCTTTTGATTCAGAATTAGCTTTATATAAATTAAATCAACTATCTGGATTTGAGTTACATAGTATTGAGCAGCCTATTCAAAAAGATTGTACTGACAGGATGGCAGAGCTGTGTAAAATCACTCCTTTGCCTATTGCTTTAGATGAAGAGTTGATTGGAGTGTTTTCTTTCGAAGAAAAAGAGAAGTTATTACAAAAAATTAAGCCACAATACATTATTTTGAAACCGAGTTTTGTAGGTGGTTTTCGGGGAACTCAAGAATGGATTTCTTTGGCCAAAAAGTATCAAATAGGATGGTGGATTACCTCCGCTTTGGAGAGCAACATAGGATTAAATGCCATTGCGCAATGGACTTTTTTACAGCATAATTTAATGTCGCAAGGACTGGGAACGGGAGCGCTTTATACAAATAATTTTGATTGTCCGCTTGAAGTTTCTAAGGGGCATTTATGGTATAAAAAAGAGTTGGATTGGGCGTTTGATTTTGACCAATTTTAA
- a CDS encoding helix-turn-helix domain-containing protein, with product MVSNRCKSAVKEELKKLGLHFIVVDLGEVDVMENISKDQRESLKIGLLSSGFELMDDKKSMLIEKIKNVIIQMVHHSDEIIKVNFSIYLSEKLNHDYTYLSNLFSEVQGTTIEHFIISHKTERVKELIIYGEHNITEIAWKMGYSSVAHLSSQFKKVTGLSPSHFKNLKDKRRCPIEEIGTENNRNQNTLN from the coding sequence ATGGTCAGTAATCGTTGCAAATCAGCAGTGAAAGAAGAGTTAAAGAAACTTGGTTTGCATTTTATTGTCGTTGATCTAGGAGAAGTAGATGTGATGGAAAATATTTCCAAGGATCAACGAGAATCTCTTAAAATAGGACTCCTTAGTTCCGGCTTTGAACTGATGGATGATAAAAAGTCTATGCTCATAGAAAAAATTAAAAATGTAATTATTCAGATGGTTCACCATTCTGACGAAATCATTAAAGTAAATTTCTCTATTTATTTAAGCGAAAAATTAAATCACGATTACACCTATTTGTCCAACTTATTTTCTGAAGTTCAAGGAACGACTATTGAACATTTCATCATTTCTCATAAAACCGAAAGAGTCAAGGAATTAATTATTTACGGAGAACACAACATTACTGAAATTGCTTGGAAAATGGGATACAGCAGTGTCGCTCATCTCTCGAGTCAGTTTAAGAAAGTAACAGGACTCTCCCCTTCTCACTTCAAGAATTTGAAAGATAAAAGACGCTGTCCCATTGAAGAAATTGGAACTGAAAATAACAGGAATCAAAATACTCTAAATTAA
- a CDS encoding porin family protein, whose protein sequence is MKNSKTIFSASIALTFMVCTSIKAQENTPKFGIKGGLNFSNLYTDNVDDENMLTGFNIGLFAKLPISNSFAIQPEIYYSGKGAEVVYDNVLANGTAQFKLNYIELPVMLVANITKNFNIQAGPYVSYLINGKTTNESNGSSFNFEDNIDVNDFNRIDAGLAAGLGLDLGMISLGVRYNYGLVKVGKEKNYFGTNYTFPDAKNSVLSFYGAFSFN, encoded by the coding sequence ATGAAAAATTCAAAAACAATATTTTCAGCTTCAATCGCATTGACATTTATGGTTTGTACCTCAATTAAAGCTCAGGAAAATACTCCTAAATTTGGTATAAAAGGAGGTCTCAACTTTTCCAATTTGTACACTGATAATGTAGATGACGAGAATATGCTAACTGGTTTTAACATTGGGTTATTTGCGAAGTTACCGATAAGCAATTCTTTTGCCATCCAACCCGAAATATATTATAGCGGAAAGGGTGCCGAAGTAGTTTACGACAATGTTTTGGCAAATGGTACCGCACAGTTCAAATTGAATTATATTGAACTTCCAGTGATGCTAGTGGCCAATATCACGAAAAATTTCAATATTCAGGCCGGACCTTATGTTTCATATTTGATTAACGGTAAAACAACAAATGAATCAAACGGTAGCAGTTTTAACTTCGAAGATAACATTGATGTGAATGACTTTAATAGAATCGATGCGGGTCTTGCCGCAGGCCTTGGTCTTGATTTAGGAATGATCAGCTTAGGCGTACGTTACAACTATGGATTAGTCAAAGTGGGAAAAGAAAAAAATTATTTTGGAACAAACTATACCTTTCCAGATGCCAAAAATAGTGTATTGAGTTTCTATGGTGCTTTTTCATTTAACTAG